A region from the Hirundo rustica isolate bHirRus1 chromosome 20, bHirRus1.pri.v3, whole genome shotgun sequence genome encodes:
- the GAPVD1 gene encoding GTPase-activating protein and VPS9 domain-containing protein 1 isoform X2 — MVKLDIHTLAHHLKQERLYVTSEKQLIQRLNADVLKTAERLYRTAWISKQQRINLDRLIITSAEASPAECCQHAKVLEDTQFVDGYKQLGFQETAYGEFLNRLRENPRLIASCLVAGEKLNQDNTQSVIHTVFTSIYGNCIMQEDESYLLQVLRYLIEFELKESDNPRRLLRRGTCAFSILFKLFSEGLFSAKLFLTATLHEPIMQLLVEDEDHLETDANKLIERFSPVQQEKLFGEKGTEKFKQRVQEMVDSNEAKLVTLVNKFIGYLKQNTYCFPHSLRWIVSQMYKTLSCVDRLEVGEVRAMCTDLLLACFICPAIVNPEQYGIISDAPINEVARFNLMQVGRLLQQLAMTGSEEGDPHTKSNLAKFDKSCVAAFLDVVIDGRAVETPPLSAVNLLEGLSRTVVYVTYSQLTALVGFMRNVMSSDQLKEDRMALENLLANLPQNKPGKSSSLEMTPYNTPQLSPATTPANKKNRLPIGQQLAAITAWDTSATNLSAHITLVTPFATRSRSRSNMDQHGDHEGSSQDTIPEVQPEEVLVISLGTGPQITPGMMSENEVLNMQLADGGQGDVPIDENKIHGPSNRSNSVSSLDLEGESVSELGAGPSGSNGVEALQLLEHEQATTQDNLDDKLRKFEIRDMMGLTDDRDISETVSETWSTDVLGSDFDPNIDEDRLQEIAGAAAENMLGSLLCLPGSGSVLLDPCTGSTISETTSEAWSVEVLPSDSEAPDLKQEERLQELESCSGLGSTSDDTDVREVSSRPSTPGLSVVSGISATSEDIPNKIEDLRSECSSDFGGKDSVTSPDMDETAHGASQLTSPPSQTDSLLALFDPLSSNEGVSAVVRPKVHYARPSHPPPDPPILEGAVGGNEARLPSFGSHALIPTDLEAFKQRHSYPERLVRSRSSDIVSAVRRPMSDPGWNRRAGNEERELPVASSSTGAAVLAAASQSSSSSPSKDSSRGEIEERKDSDDEKSDRNKPWWKKRFVSAMPKAPIPFRKKEKQEKDKDDMVPDRYATLQDDPSPRLSAQAQAAEDILDKYRNAIKRTSPSEGAIVNYDSAEAIGDGESMHDSPRDEALQNMSADDLPDSASQVAQPQGSAFSYRDAKKKLRLALCSADSVALPMLTHSTRNGLPDHTDPEDNEIVCFLKVQLAEAINLQDKNLMAQLQETMRCVSRFDNRTCRKLLASIAEDYRKRAPYIAYLTRCRQGLQTTQAHLERLLQRVLRDKEVANRYFTTVCVRLLLESKEKKIREFIQDFQKLTAADDKTAQVEDFLQFLYGAMAQDAIWQNASEEQLQDAQLAIERSVMNRIFKLAFYPNQDGDILRDQVLHEHIQRLSKVVTANHKALQIPEVYLREAPWPSAQSEIRTISAYKTPRDKVQCILRMCSTIMNLLSLANEDSVPGADDFVPVLVFVLIKANPPCLLSTVQYISSFYANCLSGEESYWWMQFTAAVEFIKTIDDRK; from the exons ATGGTGAAGCTGGACATCCACACGCTGGCCCATCACCTGAAGCAGGAGCGGCTGTACGTGACCTCGGAGAAGCAGCTGATCCAGCGCCTCAACGCCGACGTGCTGAAGACGGCGGAGCGGCTGTACCGCACGGCCTGGATCTCCAAGCAGCAGCGCATCAACCTCGACAGGCTCATCATCACCAG tgcTGAAGCCTCTCCTGCGGAATGTTGCCAGCACGCAAAAGTCTTGGAGGACACACAGTTTGTGGATGGATACAAGCAGCTGGGATTCCAGGAGACGGCTTACGGAGAATTCCTGAACAGACTGCGAGAGAACCCCAGGCTCATTGCATCCTGCTTGGTTGCCGGGGAGAAGCTCAACCAGGACAACACCCAGAGCGTCATTCACACGGTCTTTACCTCCATTTATGGCAACTGCATCATGCAGGAGGATGAGAGTTACCTCCTGCAGGTGCTGCGCTACCTGATTGAGTTTGAACTGAAGGAAAGCGACAACCCCAGGCGGCTGCTGAGACGAGGCACCTGTGCCTTCAGCATCTTGTTCAAGCTCTTCTCCGAAGGACTCTTTTCTGCAAAACTTTTTCTTACTGCCACCTTACACGAGCCGATCATGCAGCTTCTGGTTGAGGATGAAGACCACCTGGAGACCGATGCAAACAAATTAATTGAGAGATTCTCCCCTGTACAGCAGGAAAAGTTGTTTGGagagaaaggcacagaaaagtTCAAGCAGAGAGTCCAAGAGATGGTTGACTCCAATGAGGCCAAGCTGGTGACCTTGGTCAACAAATTCATTGGCTATCTCAAACAAAACACGTACTGTTTTCCTCACAGCCTGAGGTGGATCGTGTCGCAGATGTACAAAACGCTGTCGTGCGTGGACAGGCTGGAGGTTGGCGAGGTCAGAGCCATGTGCACGGATCTCCTCCTGGCCTGCTTCATCTGCCCTGCCATCGTCAACCCGGAGCAGTACGGCATCATTTCTGATGCTCCTATAAATGAGGTGGCAAGATTTAATCTGATGCAG gttGGGAGACTTCTACAGCAGCTGGCAATGACAGGTTCTGAGGAGGGAGATCCACATACGAAGAGCAACCTTGCTAAATTTGACAAA AGCTGCGTTGCTGCTTTCCTGGACGTGGTGATCGACGGGCGCGCGGTCGAGACTCCGCCGCTGTCGGCCGTGAACCTGCTGGAGGGGCTGAGCCGCACCGTGGTGTACGTGACCTACAGCCAGCTCACTGCCCTG GTTGGCTTCATGCGGAACGTGATGTCAAGCGATCAGCTTAAGGAAGACCGGATGGCTTTGGAAAACCTGCTGGCAAATTTACCCCAGAACAAACcggggaaaagcagcagccttGAAATGACTCCGTATAATACCCCCCAGCTTTCTCCTGCAACTACTCCAGCTAACAAAAAAAACCGACTGCCCATAG GACAGCAGTTGGCAGCGATTACTGCCTGGGATACCTCTGCTACCAATCTGTCAGCTCACATAACTCTAGTAACCCCTTTTG cCACTCGAAGCAGAAGTAGATCAAACATGGACCAGCACGGAGATCATGAAGGATCCTCCCAGGACACTATTCCAGAAGTTCAGCCAGAAGAAGTGCTGGTGATTTCTTTGGGGACAGGTCCACAGATTACTCCAGGAATGATGTCAGAAAATGAG GTGTTAAATATGCAGCTTGCAGATGGCGGGCAAGGAGATGTCCCCATCGACGAGAACAAAATCCATG GCCCTTCCAATCGCTCCAACTCCGTGTCGTCTCTGGATCTGGAGGGGGAGTCGGTGTCGGAGCTGGGCGCGGGCCCCTCCGGCAGCAACGGCGTCgaggctctgcagctgctggagcacgAGCAAG CCACAACTCAGGATAACCTGGATGACAAGCTCCGTAAGTTTGAAATCCGTGACATGATGGGTTTGACTGATGACAGAGATATTTCAGAAACTGTGAGTGAAACCTGGAGCACAGATGTTTTGGGAAGTGACTTCGACCCCAACATCGACGAGGACCGGCTGCAGGAAATTGCAG gtgcagctgcagagaacaTGCTAGGCAGCTTGCTGTGTTTGCCAGGTTCAGGATCCGTGTTGCTTGATCCCTGCACAGGTTCAACCATATCAGAAACCACAAGTGAGGCGTGGAGTGTGGAAGTATTACCAAGTGATTCAG AGGCTCCAGATTTAAAACAGGAGGAaagactgcaggagctggagagctgctctgggctgggcagcaCGTCTGATGACACTGATGTGAGGGAGGTCAGCTCTCGGCCCAGCACCCCCGGCCTGAGCGTTGTGTCAG GTATTAGTGCAACATCTGAAGATATTCCCAACAAGATTGAGGATCTCAGGTCTGAATGTAGCTCTGACTTTGGGGGAAAAGATTCTGTAACAAGTCCTGACATGGATGAAACAGCCCATG GAGCCAGTCAGTTGACATCTCCTCCTTCTCAGACAGATTCTTTGCTTGCATTGTTTGACCCTCTGTCCTCAAATGAGG GTGTGTCAGCTGTAGTAAGGCCTAAAGTGCATTATGCAAGACCCTCTCACCCACCTCCAGATCCCCCCATCCTGGAGGGAGCCGTGGGAGGGAACGAGGCCCGATTGCCGAGCTTTGGGTCTCACGCTTTGATTCCAACGGACCTGGAAGCCTTCAAGCAGAGGCATTCCTACCCGGAGAGGCTGGTCCGCAGCAGGAGCTCGGACATCGTGTCCGCAGTCCGGAGGCCTATGAGTGATCCTGGCTGGAACAGACGTGCTGGGAACGAGGAGAGGGAGCTGCCCGTggcctccagcagcaccggggCAGCCGTGCTGGCCGCCGCCTCTCAGTCGTCATCGTCATCTCCCAGCAAGGACTCCTCCAGGGGAGAG ATTGAGGAACGGAAAGACAGTGATGATGAGAAGTCTGACAGGAACAAGCCCTGGTGGAAGAAACGTTTTGTGTCTGCCATGCCCAAAG CTCCTATTCCattcaggaagaaagaaaaacaagaaaaagacaaagatgaCATGGTACCTGACAGATATGCAACGCTTCAAG ATGATCCCAGCCCAAGGCTCAGTGCACAGGCACAAGCTGCTGAGGACATTCTGGACAAATACAGGAATGCAATCAAGAGAACAAGTCCCAGTGAAGGAGCCATAGTGAACTACGACAGTGCAG AGGCCATTGGGGATGGTGAGAGCATGCACGACTCCCCACGGGACGAGGCTTTGCAGAACATGTCTGCAGATGACCTCCCAGACTCTGCAAGTCAAGTAGCTCAGCCACAAGGTTCTGCTTTCTCCTACAG gGATGCAAAGAAGAAATTGAGATTGGCTCTTTGTTCAGCAGATTCTGTTGCCCTCCCGATGCTGACACATTCAACAAGGAATGGTCTCCCCGACCACACAGACCCCGAAG ATAATGAAATTGTGTGCTTCTTGAAAGTTCAGCTGGCTGAAGCCATCAACCTGCAGGACAAGAACCTGatggcacagctgcaggagacGATGCGCTGCGTGAGCCGCTTCGACAACCGCACCTGCCGCAAGCTGCTGGCCTCCATTGCAGAGGACTACAG GAAAAGAGCTCCATACATCGCTTATTTAACTCGCTGTCGCCAAGGCCTGCAGACGACACAGGCGCACCTGGAGAGGCTCTTACAGAGAGTCCTGCGAGATAAAGAAGTGGCCAACAGATACTTCACCACAGTCTGTGTGAGGTTACTGCTGgagagcaaggaaaagaaaataagggagTTCATTCAAG ATTTCCAGAAACTCACGGCAGCAGATGACAAAACAGCCCAAGTAGAGGATTTTCTCCAGTTCCTGTACGGGGCTATGGCTCAGGATGCCATATGGCAGAATGCCAgcgaggagcagctccaggatgcACAATTAGCCATCGAGCGCAGTGTGATGAATCGCATTTTCAAACTCGCCTTCTACCCTAATCAGGATGGAGACATTTTGCGTGACCA
- the GAPVD1 gene encoding GTPase-activating protein and VPS9 domain-containing protein 1 isoform X1 — protein sequence MVKLDIHTLAHHLKQERLYVTSEKQLIQRLNADVLKTAERLYRTAWISKQQRINLDRLIITSAEASPAECCQHAKVLEDTQFVDGYKQLGFQETAYGEFLNRLRENPRLIASCLVAGEKLNQDNTQSVIHTVFTSIYGNCIMQEDESYLLQVLRYLIEFELKESDNPRRLLRRGTCAFSILFKLFSEGLFSAKLFLTATLHEPIMQLLVEDEDHLETDANKLIERFSPVQQEKLFGEKGTEKFKQRVQEMVDSNEAKLVTLVNKFIGYLKQNTYCFPHSLRWIVSQMYKTLSCVDRLEVGEVRAMCTDLLLACFICPAIVNPEQYGIISDAPINEVARFNLMQVGRLLQQLAMTGSEEGDPHTKSNLAKFDKSCVAAFLDVVIDGRAVETPPLSAVNLLEGLSRTVVYVTYSQLTALVGFMRNVMSSDQLKEDRMALENLLANLPQNKPGKSSSLEMTPYNTPQLSPATTPANKKNRLPIGQQLAAITAWDTSATNLSAHITLVTPFATRSRSRSNMDQHGDHEGSSQDTIPEVQPEEVLVISLGTGPQITPGMMSENEVLNMQLADGGQGDVPIDENKIHGKPDKTLRFSLCSDNLEGISEGPSNRSNSVSSLDLEGESVSELGAGPSGSNGVEALQLLEHEQATTQDNLDDKLRKFEIRDMMGLTDDRDISETVSETWSTDVLGSDFDPNIDEDRLQEIAGAAAENMLGSLLCLPGSGSVLLDPCTGSTISETTSEAWSVEVLPSDSEAPDLKQEERLQELESCSGLGSTSDDTDVREVSSRPSTPGLSVVSGISATSEDIPNKIEDLRSECSSDFGGKDSVTSPDMDETAHGASQLTSPPSQTDSLLALFDPLSSNEGVSAVVRPKVHYARPSHPPPDPPILEGAVGGNEARLPSFGSHALIPTDLEAFKQRHSYPERLVRSRSSDIVSAVRRPMSDPGWNRRAGNEERELPVASSSTGAAVLAAASQSSSSSPSKDSSRGEIEERKDSDDEKSDRNKPWWKKRFVSAMPKAPIPFRKKEKQEKDKDDMVPDRYATLQDDPSPRLSAQAQAAEDILDKYRNAIKRTSPSEGAIVNYDSAEAIGDGESMHDSPRDEALQNMSADDLPDSASQVAQPQGSAFSYRDAKKKLRLALCSADSVALPMLTHSTRNGLPDHTDPEDNEIVCFLKVQLAEAINLQDKNLMAQLQETMRCVSRFDNRTCRKLLASIAEDYRKRAPYIAYLTRCRQGLQTTQAHLERLLQRVLRDKEVANRYFTTVCVRLLLESKEKKIREFIQDFQKLTAADDKTAQVEDFLQFLYGAMAQDAIWQNASEEQLQDAQLAIERSVMNRIFKLAFYPNQDGDILRDQVLHEHIQRLSKVVTANHKALQIPEVYLREAPWPSAQSEIRTISAYKTPRDKVQCILRMCSTIMNLLSLANEDSVPGADDFVPVLVFVLIKANPPCLLSTVQYISSFYANCLSGEESYWWMQFTAAVEFIKTIDDRK from the exons ATGGTGAAGCTGGACATCCACACGCTGGCCCATCACCTGAAGCAGGAGCGGCTGTACGTGACCTCGGAGAAGCAGCTGATCCAGCGCCTCAACGCCGACGTGCTGAAGACGGCGGAGCGGCTGTACCGCACGGCCTGGATCTCCAAGCAGCAGCGCATCAACCTCGACAGGCTCATCATCACCAG tgcTGAAGCCTCTCCTGCGGAATGTTGCCAGCACGCAAAAGTCTTGGAGGACACACAGTTTGTGGATGGATACAAGCAGCTGGGATTCCAGGAGACGGCTTACGGAGAATTCCTGAACAGACTGCGAGAGAACCCCAGGCTCATTGCATCCTGCTTGGTTGCCGGGGAGAAGCTCAACCAGGACAACACCCAGAGCGTCATTCACACGGTCTTTACCTCCATTTATGGCAACTGCATCATGCAGGAGGATGAGAGTTACCTCCTGCAGGTGCTGCGCTACCTGATTGAGTTTGAACTGAAGGAAAGCGACAACCCCAGGCGGCTGCTGAGACGAGGCACCTGTGCCTTCAGCATCTTGTTCAAGCTCTTCTCCGAAGGACTCTTTTCTGCAAAACTTTTTCTTACTGCCACCTTACACGAGCCGATCATGCAGCTTCTGGTTGAGGATGAAGACCACCTGGAGACCGATGCAAACAAATTAATTGAGAGATTCTCCCCTGTACAGCAGGAAAAGTTGTTTGGagagaaaggcacagaaaagtTCAAGCAGAGAGTCCAAGAGATGGTTGACTCCAATGAGGCCAAGCTGGTGACCTTGGTCAACAAATTCATTGGCTATCTCAAACAAAACACGTACTGTTTTCCTCACAGCCTGAGGTGGATCGTGTCGCAGATGTACAAAACGCTGTCGTGCGTGGACAGGCTGGAGGTTGGCGAGGTCAGAGCCATGTGCACGGATCTCCTCCTGGCCTGCTTCATCTGCCCTGCCATCGTCAACCCGGAGCAGTACGGCATCATTTCTGATGCTCCTATAAATGAGGTGGCAAGATTTAATCTGATGCAG gttGGGAGACTTCTACAGCAGCTGGCAATGACAGGTTCTGAGGAGGGAGATCCACATACGAAGAGCAACCTTGCTAAATTTGACAAA AGCTGCGTTGCTGCTTTCCTGGACGTGGTGATCGACGGGCGCGCGGTCGAGACTCCGCCGCTGTCGGCCGTGAACCTGCTGGAGGGGCTGAGCCGCACCGTGGTGTACGTGACCTACAGCCAGCTCACTGCCCTG GTTGGCTTCATGCGGAACGTGATGTCAAGCGATCAGCTTAAGGAAGACCGGATGGCTTTGGAAAACCTGCTGGCAAATTTACCCCAGAACAAACcggggaaaagcagcagccttGAAATGACTCCGTATAATACCCCCCAGCTTTCTCCTGCAACTACTCCAGCTAACAAAAAAAACCGACTGCCCATAG GACAGCAGTTGGCAGCGATTACTGCCTGGGATACCTCTGCTACCAATCTGTCAGCTCACATAACTCTAGTAACCCCTTTTG cCACTCGAAGCAGAAGTAGATCAAACATGGACCAGCACGGAGATCATGAAGGATCCTCCCAGGACACTATTCCAGAAGTTCAGCCAGAAGAAGTGCTGGTGATTTCTTTGGGGACAGGTCCACAGATTACTCCAGGAATGATGTCAGAAAATGAG GTGTTAAATATGCAGCTTGCAGATGGCGGGCAAGGAGATGTCCCCATCGACGAGAACAAAATCCATGGTAAACCTGATAAAACCTTGCgcttttccctctgcagtgaTAATCTGGAAGGAATATCTGAAG GCCCTTCCAATCGCTCCAACTCCGTGTCGTCTCTGGATCTGGAGGGGGAGTCGGTGTCGGAGCTGGGCGCGGGCCCCTCCGGCAGCAACGGCGTCgaggctctgcagctgctggagcacgAGCAAG CCACAACTCAGGATAACCTGGATGACAAGCTCCGTAAGTTTGAAATCCGTGACATGATGGGTTTGACTGATGACAGAGATATTTCAGAAACTGTGAGTGAAACCTGGAGCACAGATGTTTTGGGAAGTGACTTCGACCCCAACATCGACGAGGACCGGCTGCAGGAAATTGCAG gtgcagctgcagagaacaTGCTAGGCAGCTTGCTGTGTTTGCCAGGTTCAGGATCCGTGTTGCTTGATCCCTGCACAGGTTCAACCATATCAGAAACCACAAGTGAGGCGTGGAGTGTGGAAGTATTACCAAGTGATTCAG AGGCTCCAGATTTAAAACAGGAGGAaagactgcaggagctggagagctgctctgggctgggcagcaCGTCTGATGACACTGATGTGAGGGAGGTCAGCTCTCGGCCCAGCACCCCCGGCCTGAGCGTTGTGTCAG GTATTAGTGCAACATCTGAAGATATTCCCAACAAGATTGAGGATCTCAGGTCTGAATGTAGCTCTGACTTTGGGGGAAAAGATTCTGTAACAAGTCCTGACATGGATGAAACAGCCCATG GAGCCAGTCAGTTGACATCTCCTCCTTCTCAGACAGATTCTTTGCTTGCATTGTTTGACCCTCTGTCCTCAAATGAGG GTGTGTCAGCTGTAGTAAGGCCTAAAGTGCATTATGCAAGACCCTCTCACCCACCTCCAGATCCCCCCATCCTGGAGGGAGCCGTGGGAGGGAACGAGGCCCGATTGCCGAGCTTTGGGTCTCACGCTTTGATTCCAACGGACCTGGAAGCCTTCAAGCAGAGGCATTCCTACCCGGAGAGGCTGGTCCGCAGCAGGAGCTCGGACATCGTGTCCGCAGTCCGGAGGCCTATGAGTGATCCTGGCTGGAACAGACGTGCTGGGAACGAGGAGAGGGAGCTGCCCGTggcctccagcagcaccggggCAGCCGTGCTGGCCGCCGCCTCTCAGTCGTCATCGTCATCTCCCAGCAAGGACTCCTCCAGGGGAGAG ATTGAGGAACGGAAAGACAGTGATGATGAGAAGTCTGACAGGAACAAGCCCTGGTGGAAGAAACGTTTTGTGTCTGCCATGCCCAAAG CTCCTATTCCattcaggaagaaagaaaaacaagaaaaagacaaagatgaCATGGTACCTGACAGATATGCAACGCTTCAAG ATGATCCCAGCCCAAGGCTCAGTGCACAGGCACAAGCTGCTGAGGACATTCTGGACAAATACAGGAATGCAATCAAGAGAACAAGTCCCAGTGAAGGAGCCATAGTGAACTACGACAGTGCAG AGGCCATTGGGGATGGTGAGAGCATGCACGACTCCCCACGGGACGAGGCTTTGCAGAACATGTCTGCAGATGACCTCCCAGACTCTGCAAGTCAAGTAGCTCAGCCACAAGGTTCTGCTTTCTCCTACAG gGATGCAAAGAAGAAATTGAGATTGGCTCTTTGTTCAGCAGATTCTGTTGCCCTCCCGATGCTGACACATTCAACAAGGAATGGTCTCCCCGACCACACAGACCCCGAAG ATAATGAAATTGTGTGCTTCTTGAAAGTTCAGCTGGCTGAAGCCATCAACCTGCAGGACAAGAACCTGatggcacagctgcaggagacGATGCGCTGCGTGAGCCGCTTCGACAACCGCACCTGCCGCAAGCTGCTGGCCTCCATTGCAGAGGACTACAG GAAAAGAGCTCCATACATCGCTTATTTAACTCGCTGTCGCCAAGGCCTGCAGACGACACAGGCGCACCTGGAGAGGCTCTTACAGAGAGTCCTGCGAGATAAAGAAGTGGCCAACAGATACTTCACCACAGTCTGTGTGAGGTTACTGCTGgagagcaaggaaaagaaaataagggagTTCATTCAAG ATTTCCAGAAACTCACGGCAGCAGATGACAAAACAGCCCAAGTAGAGGATTTTCTCCAGTTCCTGTACGGGGCTATGGCTCAGGATGCCATATGGCAGAATGCCAgcgaggagcagctccaggatgcACAATTAGCCATCGAGCGCAGTGTGATGAATCGCATTTTCAAACTCGCCTTCTACCCTAATCAGGATGGAGACATTTTGCGTGACCA